The nucleotide window ACTGAGGACCATGAGAGCAGAGCTGAGCAGAAAAAGCCCCACTTCAGTGCTGAAAGCAAAGATCAGTGAGTTTATCTGCCACGCCTTCAGGGGGGTGGCTATCTAAGGAAAATTCCTCAATCTAAGGCaagttctttcctttctggtCCTGGTTTTACTGGGACAAGAGTAGCTGTTCTTCCTCCCTCAGGTAGTGGCCGTGACTCAGTAATTCATGTGATAAAAGTGCTCTCAGATTGAATAGCAGATTTTATCTGTTGACATTTATTTAGCAATTTACTTGGTCCTTTTGCACCGTGATGTGGGAGGCGCTGTGTTTCAGGCAAAGATATGTGAAACAAGTCTTTTGAATCTGCATGACACAGTAGGGCAGGCAATGCCCTGCCCGACAAGATGACTCAGTTTTCTATCTGGGGAAATAGGTGAATGGTGACAAATCCCCATTTAAAGAGCAATTTAAATTTAGAATTATGAGACTTCAGAGGAAGAAGAGCTCATTTCTGGCTTGAGAGCCTAATGGAAAGCTGCCCTTGGAAATAGGGGTCAGGAAAGCTAAGACTCAAGACTGGGCAGATAGGGTGGAGGTGGCATTCAGAAATAAGGATGAGAACGACACGGAATGGAAAAGGCCAAGTGATGTTCAGAGAGTGGAGGGTACCCCACGTGTGTGGAGTGAAGGGTGCATGTGGGGTGGGTGTAAGATGAAGCTGGAGTGTGAAGAAGCAGCATGAGGATGAGGGTCAGAGAAGCCAGGCGGAGCAGTGGAAAAAGGTCCCATTTGAAGCTAATGGAACCTTTGTCAAAGGAGTTTTTTTCAGGGCGACGAGGGGGCGGGCCCGTGCGCGGGAGTCCATGTGGGCGCCGGCGCAGCCGGGAACCGCGCGGGTCGCCATGGCGGAGCTGCAGCAGCAACTCCGGGTGCAGGAGGCGGTGGACTCCATGGTGAAGAGTCTGGAGAGGGAGAATATCCGGAAGATGCAGGGCCTTATGTTCCGGTGCAGCGCCGCCTGCTGTGAGGAAAGCCATGCGTCCATGCAGCAAGTGCACCAGTGCATTGAGCGCTGCCATGCACCTCTGGCTCAAGCCCAGGCCCTGGTGACCAGTGAGTTGGAGAAGTTCCAGGACCGCCTGGCCCGGTGCACTATGTATTGCAATGACAAGGCCAGAGATTCGATAGATGCAGGGAGTAAGGAGCTTCAGGTGAAGCGGCAGCTGGAGACCTGCGTGACCAAGTGTGTGGATGACCACATGAACCTCATCCCAACCATGACCAGGAAGATGAAGGAGTCGCTCTCATCCATGGGGAAATAGCTGTCTGCTAGTGGCCAT belongs to Cervus elaphus chromosome 11, mCerEla1.1, whole genome shotgun sequence and includes:
- the LOC122703635 gene encoding protein FAM136A-like, coding for MWAPAQPGTARVAMAELQQQLRVQEAVDSMVKSLERENIRKMQGLMFRCSAACCEESHASMQQVHQCIERCHAPLAQAQALVTSELEKFQDRLARCTMYCNDKARDSIDAGSKELQVKRQLETCVTKCVDDHMNLIPTMTRKMKESLSSMGK